The Balneola sp. genomic sequence CCGATTATGGGTATTATTTCAGATCGTACAATATCTAAGTACGGTAAATTCCGTCCTTATTTGCTCTGGCTGGCTGTCCCTTTTGCCGTTGTTGGATTCTTTATGTTTGTCACTCCAGACTTCGGGGACACTGGAAAGATCGTTTACGCGTATATCACTTACACATTGATGATGGCGATGTACACGGCTATTAATGTTCCTTATGCAGCTCTTATGGGTGTTATCACTCCTAATTCAATCGAAAGAACCGGGATTTCATCGTATCGATTCGTTGCGGCTTATTGTGGTTTATTAGTTGTGACAGGTCTTACAGAGCCTTTGGTTGGTTTCTTTGGTGATGGAAATGAACAGGTAGGGTGGATGTGGACAATGGGGCTTTATGGCTTAGTTGCAGCCGGCTTATTCTTATTTACTTTCTTTACTACAGAAGAACGGGTCGAGCCGCCCAAGTCGTCAAAAATAGATATCAAAACAGACGGAAAAGATTTGTTGAATAATCTGCCTTGGCTTTTGATTGCCGGTGCAACTGTTTTCCAGTTGATGTATGTGGTAATTAAAGGGGGGACTACTCCGTACTATATTGACTACTATTTGGGGGAGCACTCGGTAGGGTTTCTGGAAATGGTAGGAATTAGTCCTGGAATATCTTCTTTCCTAACAACAGGGGCTCTTGCTACTTTATTAGGAGCGTTATGCACCAAGTTTTTATCTCAAATGTTTGACAAGAAGAAGACATATGTGGGAGCTCTGATGTTGAGTGCAATTTTTTGCCTTCCGTTCTTCTTGTTAGATGAGTCCCAGACAGATCTTATTTACATCAGTAATATTTTATCTGGGTTTTTCTTTGGTCCGGTTTCAGTATTACAGTGGGCAATTTATACAGACACTGCAGACTTTGGTGAGTGGAAGTTTGGGCGCCGTGCTACAGGTTTGATTATGGCAGCGTCTCTTTTTGCACTTAAGATGGGTGTTGCCCTTGGTGGGGCTTTAACCGGTTGGGTGTTAGGTTACTATAACTTTCAGGCAAATGAGGTGCAAACTGATGAAACCATTTATGGCATAATATTTTTAATCGGTGTTGTAGCCGCTGTAATTGGCGTGCTTGGGGCTTTGCTTATGACGTTTTATCCACTTGATGGAGATAAAATGGAAGAGATTGAAATTGAGCTTGAAGCTCGTCGAGGAGAGTTGGATACGGCAACTCCAACAACGTAAATTAATAAAGTCATCTAGATCAAAAAGAGATTAAAATGAAATCCATACACTCAATGAGTTTGAGGTCAAAAACCAGAAGCGTCTTTATATTGGTCATTGTTATCTTCGGTTTAAGCTTACAGGCGTGTACCCAACAAGAAGAACAAACCCAATCTTTGTATAAGGCTTATGAAGATGCTTTTTTGATTGGAACTGCTTTAAATCGGGCTCAAATATTTGCTAATGCACCGGAGCTCACCAGAGATACTGTACGTGCTGACCGAAGAGGATATTTTTATTCTAGAGAAATCATCCCTGATCCAGAAGGACTTGAATTAGGTCTAAAACACTTCAATGTTATCACTCCAGAAAATGTGATGAAGTGGGAAGAAATACATCCAAGTCCGGGAGTATATAATTTTGAAGCAGCTGACCGGCTAGTTGATATTGCTCAGCAAGAAAGCAAAACAATAGTCGCTCATACGTTGGTTTGGCATAGTCAGGTGCCGGACTGGGTCTTTGAAGATGAAGACGGGGATGAGTTGACTCGGGAAGCGTTACTCAATCGAATGAAAGATCACATTCAAACAATAGTTGGCCGCTATAAAGGAAAAGTCTATGGTTGGGATGTGGTAAATGAAGCATTTAATGAAGATGGCAGCTTCAGAGAATCTCGCTGGTTTGAAATTATTGGTGAGGATTTCATCTCGAAAGCATTTGAATATGCTCATGAAGCTGATCCGGATGCACAGTTATACTATAACGATTACAATATGGAGAATCCTGAAAAAAGGGCGGGAATCATCAAACACCTTCAAAAAATGTTGGATGAAGGCGTGCCTGTTACCGGTGTGGGATCGCAAAGTCATTATAGCTTAAGAAACTTCCCGGAGTTTTCAGAGATAGAACAATCCATTATTGACTTATCATCCCTTGGGGTTGATGTGATGATTACAGAACTGGATTTAAATGTATTACCGTCAGCCTGGAGTGAAGACGGCCCCACGAAGGAAGGGACAGATATTTACCAGGATGGACTGCCGGAAGAAGTAGAGGAAGAGTTCACGAAAGTACACAAAGACCTTTTTGAGCTATACCTTAAACATAGCGATGTTTTAACCAGAGTTACATTTTGGGGTGTTTCTGATAATGGTACATGGCTCAACTACCTGCCGACTGAAAGAGTTAATTATTCATTGTTATTTGATCGGGATAATCAGCCAAAGCCGGCATTTCATGCTTTAATTGATGTAGCAAATAATCATTTCAAAGTTCAAGAATAGGAATAATGTCAACTATTGAGTCCGCAAAAGTAATTGTATGCAGTCCTGGCCGTAATTTTGTTACACTTAAAATCTATACGGACCAAGGAGTTTATGGTCTTGGAGATGCTACATTAAATGGACGTGAAAAAGCTGTGGTTTCATACCTGGAAGACTATGTAATACCATGCTTAATCGGTCGCGATCCATCAAGGATTGAAGACATTTGGCAGTACCTTTATAAAGGGGCTTACTGGAGAAGAGGTCCGGTAACCATGTCTGCAATAGCTGCAGTTGACATGGCACTTTGGGATATCAAAGGAAAAATGCTTGATACCCCTGTCTATAATTTACTGGGAGGTAAATCCCGGGAAGCGATTATGGTGTACGGTCACGCTAATGGTAAAGATATTGCTGAAACGGTAGATGAAGTCGGCCGTCATTTAGATGAGGGCTACAAGGCAGTAAGAGCACAAAGTGGAATTCCGGGTATTGAAAGCACTTATGGCGTTTCAAAAACAAAAGACAATT encodes the following:
- a CDS encoding 1,4-beta-xylanase, with the translated sequence MSLRSKTRSVFILVIVIFGLSLQACTQQEEQTQSLYKAYEDAFLIGTALNRAQIFANAPELTRDTVRADRRGYFYSREIIPDPEGLELGLKHFNVITPENVMKWEEIHPSPGVYNFEAADRLVDIAQQESKTIVAHTLVWHSQVPDWVFEDEDGDELTREALLNRMKDHIQTIVGRYKGKVYGWDVVNEAFNEDGSFRESRWFEIIGEDFISKAFEYAHEADPDAQLYYNDYNMENPEKRAGIIKHLQKMLDEGVPVTGVGSQSHYSLRNFPEFSEIEQSIIDLSSLGVDVMITELDLNVLPSAWSEDGPTKEGTDIYQDGLPEEVEEEFTKVHKDLFELYLKHSDVLTRVTFWGVSDNGTWLNYLPTERVNYSLLFDRDNQPKPAFHALIDVANNHFKVQE
- a CDS encoding MFS transporter; the encoded protein is MKKERAKIGVVEKIGYSAGDAASNLFFQTFVNYLLFFYTDVFGISAGVAGTMFLVTRIFDAVTDPIMGIISDRTISKYGKFRPYLLWLAVPFAVVGFFMFVTPDFGDTGKIVYAYITYTLMMAMYTAINVPYAALMGVITPNSIERTGISSYRFVAAYCGLLVVTGLTEPLVGFFGDGNEQVGWMWTMGLYGLVAAGLFLFTFFTTEERVEPPKSSKIDIKTDGKDLLNNLPWLLIAGATVFQLMYVVIKGGTTPYYIDYYLGEHSVGFLEMVGISPGISSFLTTGALATLLGALCTKFLSQMFDKKKTYVGALMLSAIFCLPFFLLDESQTDLIYISNILSGFFFGPVSVLQWAIYTDTADFGEWKFGRRATGLIMAASLFALKMGVALGGALTGWVLGYYNFQANEVQTDETIYGIIFLIGVVAAVIGVLGALLMTFYPLDGDKMEEIEIELEARRGELDTATPTT